The genomic interval AGCGTTCGCTGCTGTCTGACGGCGTTCGTCATCTACAAAGAGGTAGGCTTTCGTTGTGGCGACCTCGCGAACAAAAGAGAGGAGGCGGACCATGGCGCCATCGTTGAATGTGATGTGGCGATGATAGCCAGTGCCCGGTGGCGAGAGTTGTGGCCATCCACCGTTTTCGTATTGGCCACGGAGCACATAGTCGAGGCCGCGGTCAAATGCGTCGCGGTATGCTTGTTCATTTGTTGCCGTATAGATGCGACCAAGGAACCGTAACTCATCGGTGGTCGCCCCGTTGTCGTAGGTTCCCTTCAGTTTCGTGCGGTCGCCCGTAAAGGGACGCTCTGTGGTGTCTAAATTTTTGGGCCAGCCACCCAGGTCGCTTTGGAAGGACAAAATGTTGCTGGCAATCCGCTTCGCCTCGTCTCCCGCGAACCAAGCCTGGTTCCTATCAAGGAAGTCTTTGGGAGCAGCATGAGCCGATCCCTCAAGGGTTAGTAACGCGGCGGGCATCAACGCGACGATCATGAAAAGGAACTGTGAAGGCATGAGGTTGGGACCGTTCAATTCAGGAGAGAGGTAAAACGTGAGTCTGTCGCATAAAACGGCGACATGCCGGGAATGGGCAAAGATAGGGTGAAAATTCCGTGGCCTGTCAGGACTTCTGGCGAATCCCACTACGCGGGTAGTTAGTGTCTCGGAGAGATGCTTCTGCGTGGCGGCAGGATGAAGTAGGGGACCACGGCGTAAGTCCGCGGACCGAAATCCCAGAGCCATGGGGTGCCCGGTTCGATGCGACGGTGACCGGCTTGGAAGACTTGGCGCGCCGAGTCGAGCACGGATGCGGGTTGCATGCCGCTGAAAAAGTTGCCGGCCAGCATGGCGTCACGCAAAACAGGGGCGAGTTGTTCCTCCGGCACTTGAGCGAGCCCGGGCAGCGTGTCCGATGAAACGAATTCGGTCGTCAGCAAAGCGGTTCCCTCAGGAGACAACATGCGATCGATGATTTCAAAATGTCGCGTTCGGACGTGATGAAGTCGCTCGGAGATCACAACGGGATCGTTGACGCCGAGACCGGCCAGTTGTGCCAACTCCCGCTCGATCATCTGCGACAACAAACCAACCGATGCGATGACTTGGAACGGTTCCAGCGACTGCAGCTCACTCGAGTGAGTCGACAAGTCGATCGCTGGCGGGATCTCGATTCGATCGCTTGGCCACAGGTCCTCGTGTACTTTTGCTTGCCGCTCCACTCCTGCGACCACCGCATTCCGATCCCAATCCAGCAAAGTGATTTGATGGAAACGCTGCAGCAACGGGTGCAAATCCACGTCATTGAGATTCCCCGCCCCGAGGACCGCCAAACGCATTTCTGAGTCCACCGCTCCCGACTCTGTCCCCAGCC from Stieleria varia carries:
- the pelA gene encoding pectate lyase, whose translation is MPSQFLFMIVALMPAALLTLEGSAHAAPKDFLDRNQAWFAGDEAKRIASNILSFQSDLGGWPKNLDTTERPFTGDRTKLKGTYDNGATTDELRFLGRIYTATNEQAYRDAFDRGLDYVLRGQYENGGWPQLSPPGTGYHRHITFNDGAMVRLLSFVREVATTKAYLFVDDERRQTAANAFDRGIECILKCQIRVDGALTVWCAQHDEIDFRAQSGRAYELATLSGSESVGITRLLMSIENPTPEIVKSVEAAVAWFEKAKLQGIRLVKEKDQNGPKGVNLVVVADPKASPLWARFYDIHSNTPVFVDRDGVPKQAVADIGYERRNGYAWYGNWPQKLLDREYLQWKQRIAAKPNL